A single Flavobacterium sp. 1 DNA region contains:
- the ung gene encoding uracil-DNA glycosylase: MNLNLIPSWQSVLSDEIQKPYFDELMKAVDEEYKNHICFPPKELIFSAFNNCSFENTKVVIIGQDPYHGAGEANGLSFSVNDSVKIPPSLRNIFRELNDDLDSIFMPTTGNLERWAKQGVLLLNASLSVKIDTPNSHKHLKWGTFTDAVIQKISDEKENVVFMLWGSFAQKKGAKIEREKHLVLESGHPSPMSANQGKWFGNKHFSQANLYLIKNNLDKINWL; encoded by the coding sequence ATGAACCTCAACTTAATTCCTTCCTGGCAATCAGTTTTATCTGATGAAATTCAGAAACCATATTTTGATGAATTGATGAAAGCTGTTGACGAAGAATATAAAAATCATATTTGTTTTCCTCCAAAAGAATTGATTTTTTCGGCTTTCAATAATTGCTCTTTTGAGAATACAAAAGTGGTAATTATTGGTCAAGATCCTTATCATGGCGCTGGAGAAGCTAATGGTTTGTCTTTTTCGGTAAATGATTCAGTGAAAATTCCTCCTTCGCTACGTAATATTTTTAGAGAATTGAATGATGATTTAGATTCGATTTTTATGCCCACAACAGGAAATTTAGAGCGTTGGGCAAAGCAAGGGGTGTTGCTTTTGAATGCTTCACTTTCTGTTAAAATTGACACACCAAATAGTCATAAACATTTAAAATGGGGAACTTTTACCGACGCTGTTATTCAAAAAATTTCGGATGAAAAAGAAAATGTGGTTTTTATGTTATGGGGAAGTTTTGCGCAAAAAAAAGGTGCAAAAATTGAAAGAGAAAAACATTTGGTTTTAGAATCGGGGCATCCTTCGCCTATGAGTGCGAACCAAGGAAAATGGTTTGGTAATAAACATTTTAGCCAGGCGAATTTGTATTTGATCAAAAATAATTTAGATAAGATCAATTGGTTGTAA
- a CDS encoding DUF5071 domain-containing protein, with the protein MKQLIPKDKFDIETAEKLNEYSINEIRLIVPVLLEWMQDGNWPVFYPIRLYFEKHVKDIQNEILDIFKTNDNLWKYWILLNLGQGIDDNRLISEIKRIGLNPTNLEKVEELDEIAKELIEKKGW; encoded by the coding sequence ATGAAGCAACTCATACCAAAAGATAAATTTGATATTGAAACAGCTGAGAAGTTGAATGAATATTCGATTAATGAAATACGGCTAATAGTTCCTGTTTTATTAGAATGGATGCAAGATGGAAACTGGCCGGTTTTCTATCCTATTAGATTATATTTTGAAAAACACGTTAAAGATATTCAGAATGAAATTTTAGATATTTTTAAAACTAATGATAATCTTTGGAAATATTGGATACTATTAAATCTTGGACAAGGGATTGATGACAATCGTTTAATATCCGAAATCAAAAGAATTGGATTAAATCCTACCAATTTAGAAAAAGTTGAAGAATTAGATGAAATTGCAAAAGAATTGATAGAGAAAAAAGGCTGGTAA
- a CDS encoding DNA mismatch repair protein MutS produces MISITEKTLQDLQFPTVLETISEICNTDIGKQKALEITPFRDKETLMSALLQTSEYVSSFQNNNAIPNHGFDAITYEIKFLAIEDSFLEVGSFRKIATISETTNVLLAFLNKFNDYYPNLCAKSSGIQLTKEIITLVDAVADKYGEIKDNASPRLQEIRREMNLVRGKVNQSFASALTQYNSLGYLDDIKESFVQNRRVLAVLAMYRRKVKGSILGSSKTGSIAYIEPENTLKYSRELSNLEYEEKEEITKILKQLSNAVRPFLPLLIQYQDFLSDIDVIASKAKYANKINGILPTITEERRLYFRDAYHPILYLNNKQKKEITHPQTIELSQENRIIVISGPNAGGKTISMKTVGLLQLMLQSGMLIPVHERSETFLFDRILTDIGDNQSIENHLSTYSYRLKNMNYFLKKCNKKTMFLIDEFGTGSDPELGGALAEIFLEEFYHREAFGLITTHYSNLKILANELPYATNANMMFDEKSLEPMYKLALGQAGSSFTFEVALKNGIPFSLINRAKKKIEVGKVRFDKTIATLQKERSKLEKTSLNLKEEETRAREEGKKMENINVKIKQKLESYQELYDSNQKTIYIGQKIEDIAEKYFNNKNKKDLIGEFLKIIEIENSKRKKATPKEAKAIVEKKKEIIKEVEIKVEEIRIEKKEKKLKPVVEKPKVTLKVGDRVRMLDGKSVGSIDKIEKNKAVVNYGLFTSKVSLDELEFVEAGKK; encoded by the coding sequence ATGATCTCCATTACCGAAAAAACATTACAAGACCTGCAATTTCCTACAGTTCTCGAAACGATTTCCGAAATTTGCAATACCGACATAGGAAAACAAAAAGCTTTAGAAATAACTCCTTTTAGAGACAAAGAGACTTTGATGAGCGCATTATTGCAAACGTCTGAGTATGTTTCGTCTTTTCAAAATAATAATGCAATTCCCAATCACGGTTTTGATGCCATAACATACGAAATAAAATTTCTGGCTATCGAAGACAGTTTTTTGGAAGTCGGCAGTTTTAGAAAAATTGCGACGATTTCAGAAACGACAAATGTACTGTTAGCGTTTTTAAATAAATTCAATGATTATTATCCAAACCTTTGTGCCAAAAGCTCCGGTATTCAGCTTACCAAAGAAATTATTACGCTTGTAGATGCTGTAGCCGATAAATATGGAGAAATAAAGGATAATGCTTCTCCCCGATTGCAGGAAATACGCCGTGAAATGAATTTGGTTCGCGGTAAAGTAAATCAAAGTTTTGCTTCAGCTTTAACACAATATAATAGTTTGGGCTATTTGGATGATATCAAAGAGAGTTTTGTTCAAAACCGTCGTGTTTTGGCCGTATTGGCTATGTACCGCCGTAAAGTGAAAGGTTCGATTCTCGGAAGTTCCAAGACAGGAAGTATTGCTTATATAGAACCCGAAAATACTCTCAAATATTCTCGTGAACTCAGTAATTTGGAATATGAGGAAAAAGAAGAAATCACTAAAATTCTAAAACAATTATCTAATGCTGTTCGACCGTTTTTGCCATTGCTGATTCAGTATCAGGATTTCTTGAGCGATATTGATGTGATTGCGAGTAAAGCAAAATATGCCAATAAAATAAACGGAATCTTGCCAACGATTACTGAGGAGCGCCGTCTTTATTTCAGAGATGCCTATCACCCGATTTTGTATTTGAATAACAAACAAAAAAAGGAAATTACGCATCCGCAAACTATAGAATTAAGTCAGGAAAATAGGATAATTGTTATTTCTGGACCTAATGCCGGAGGTAAAACCATTTCGATGAAAACTGTTGGTTTACTGCAATTGATGTTACAATCGGGTATGCTGATTCCTGTACACGAACGCAGTGAAACGTTTCTGTTTGATAGAATATTGACAGATATTGGAGACAATCAATCTATTGAAAATCATCTAAGTACTTATAGTTACCGCTTAAAGAACATGAATTACTTTTTGAAGAAGTGCAATAAAAAAACGATGTTCTTAATTGATGAATTTGGTACAGGTTCCGATCCTGAATTGGGTGGCGCTTTGGCAGAAATATTCTTGGAAGAGTTTTATCATAGAGAAGCTTTTGGGTTGATTACAACTCATTATTCAAACCTTAAGATTTTAGCGAACGAACTACCTTATGCAACCAACGCAAACATGATGTTTGATGAAAAATCATTAGAACCAATGTATAAACTGGCTTTGGGGCAAGCGGGAAGTTCTTTCACATTTGAAGTTGCCTTAAAAAATGGAATTCCATTTAGTTTAATCAATCGTGCTAAAAAGAAAATTGAGGTAGGAAAAGTACGTTTTGATAAAACCATTGCCACACTTCAAAAAGAGCGTTCTAAGCTTGAGAAAACTTCATTAAATCTAAAAGAAGAAGAAACTCGAGCACGTGAGGAAGGCAAGAAAATGGAAAACATCAATGTCAAAATCAAACAAAAACTCGAAAGCTATCAAGAATTATACGACAGCAACCAGAAGACAATTTACATTGGCCAAAAAATTGAAGACATTGCCGAGAAATATTTCAATAATAAAAACAAAAAAGACCTGATTGGCGAATTTTTGAAAATCATCGAAATAGAAAATTCGAAACGCAAAAAAGCAACTCCGAAAGAGGCTAAAGCAATAGTAGAAAAGAAAAAAGAAATTATCAAAGAAGTTGAAATTAAAGTCGAGGAAATCCGAATTGAAAAGAAAGAAAAGAAACTAAAACCTGTTGTTGAAAAACCAAAAGTTACCTTGAAAGTTGGTGACCGAGTGAGAATGCTGGACGGAAAATCTGTTGGAAGCATTGATAAGATTGAGAAAAACAAAGCTGTGGTCAATTATGGACTATTTACTTCGAAGGTAAGTTTGGATGAATTAGAATTTGTAGAAGCTGGAAAAAAATGA
- a CDS encoding nucleoside phosphorylase has translation MAIQQSELILNLDGSVYHLNLKPEHIAHDIIFVGDQDRVSKITKHFDSIEFTTQKREFKTQTGTFKGKRLTVMSTGIGPDNIDIVINELDALVNIDLETRKPKEKLTSLNIIRIGTSGSLHADIPVDSFVMSQFGLGLDNMLRSYLVDAVSNVEMENAFIEHTNWDLKKGTPVVVPCSPILEKRIESDKMHKGITATAGGFYGPQGRVLRLNIQDPALNSKMDNFVFEGNRITNLEMETSAIYGLSALLGHQALSLNAIIANRANGTFSSDPYKAVDELIEYTLEKLAEK, from the coding sequence ATGGCTATACAACAATCTGAATTAATACTCAATCTTGACGGGAGCGTGTATCATCTAAACTTGAAACCCGAACACATTGCTCACGATATTATTTTTGTGGGGGATCAAGATCGGGTGTCAAAAATTACCAAACATTTTGATTCCATCGAGTTTACTACTCAAAAAAGAGAGTTCAAAACTCAAACGGGAACTTTTAAAGGCAAACGCTTAACCGTGATGTCCACTGGAATTGGTCCAGATAATATTGATATTGTCATCAATGAATTGGACGCGCTTGTCAATATCGATTTGGAAACCAGAAAACCAAAAGAAAAGCTAACTTCATTAAACATCATCCGAATTGGAACTTCGGGTTCTTTGCATGCTGATATTCCTGTAGACAGTTTTGTGATGTCGCAATTTGGCTTAGGGCTCGACAATATGCTCCGCTCCTATTTGGTTGATGCTGTTTCGAATGTTGAAATGGAAAACGCATTTATTGAACACACCAATTGGGATTTGAAAAAAGGGACGCCTGTTGTTGTTCCGTGTTCTCCTATTTTAGAAAAAAGAATAGAAAGTGACAAAATGCACAAAGGAATTACCGCAACTGCAGGTGGTTTTTACGGGCCGCAAGGACGTGTTTTGCGTTTGAACATTCAAGATCCAGCATTAAATTCAAAAATGGATAATTTTGTTTTTGAAGGAAACCGAATTACCAACCTCGAAATGGAAACTTCAGCGATTTATGGACTTTCGGCTCTTTTAGGACATCAAGCTTTGTCGCTGAATGCTATTATTGCCAATCGTGCTAACGGAACTTTCAGCAGTGATCCTTACAAAGCGGTGGATGAGTTGATTGAATATACGTTGGAGAAATTAGCAGAGAAATAA
- a CDS encoding transglutaminase: MIQLNKENFYLVRSKFQLKKPWDRFVIFFLSILITIPSFIVFHQNLIDPGWYFNLDRILLFIFVFAVVFCFLYALRTIMIICLSLYILVLIYGSLFGSFTFNSVFEDYNSMLYSMNNNPFPQDIIVAKLLPFPNKDEILRAIEFKNSKVRNFAIMTTTKNFKGVRGYPDYRNLIQCFAVFKEINSRWHYVNDPKNGDYIASAHESLLYFSGDCDDHSILMAASIKSIGGTPRLIHTKGHIYPEILIGNKSDLEKVNYLIKNVLFAEESHKKQLNYHIDEHGQVWLNLDYTAKYPGGPFMSEEILGALTLE; encoded by the coding sequence ATGATACAACTTAACAAAGAGAATTTTTATCTGGTGAGGTCCAAGTTTCAGTTGAAAAAACCTTGGGATAGATTTGTTATCTTTTTTTTAAGTATCTTAATTACTATTCCTTCATTTATAGTATTTCACCAAAACTTGATTGACCCAGGGTGGTATTTTAATCTGGATAGAATTCTGCTTTTTATCTTCGTTTTTGCTGTAGTTTTTTGCTTTTTGTACGCATTGAGGACTATAATGATAATTTGCCTGTCACTCTATATTTTGGTACTCATTTATGGAAGCTTATTTGGCAGTTTTACCTTTAATTCTGTTTTTGAGGATTACAATTCGATGCTGTATTCAATGAACAACAATCCATTTCCGCAGGATATTATTGTTGCCAAATTACTGCCATTCCCAAATAAGGATGAGATTTTAAGAGCAATAGAATTCAAGAATTCGAAGGTTCGCAACTTTGCCATAATGACTACGACCAAGAATTTTAAAGGTGTTAGAGGTTATCCCGATTATCGAAATTTAATTCAGTGTTTTGCTGTTTTCAAGGAAATCAATAGTCGTTGGCATTATGTAAACGACCCAAAAAACGGAGATTATATCGCCTCAGCCCATGAATCTTTACTCTATTTTTCGGGAGATTGCGATGACCATTCCATTTTGATGGCGGCCAGCATAAAATCCATTGGAGGTACTCCCAGACTGATTCATACCAAAGGCCATATCTATCCCGAAATTTTAATAGGAAATAAAAGTGATCTTGAAAAAGTGAACTATCTCATCAAAAATGTATTATTTGCAGAAGAAAGCCATAAAAAACAGCTCAACTATCACATTGATGAACACGGTCAAGTCTGGTTAAATCTAGATTATACAGCCAAATATCCGGGAGGCCCTTTTATGTCTGAAGAAATATTGGGAGCCTTGACTTTGGAATAG
- a CDS encoding SDR family oxidoreductase, with amino-acid sequence MKIILTGATGVLGSHIMYDILELFIKQNNGGKLFVIARNKGKVGALDRINELLTSDYTPQILRKSGLEKLHQYIEIIDSDLANLQDTFSEKIKGAYFIHSAGYVNLSTDVNLKERIFDENAKITKSLFKIFHPFIKKFIYIGTAFSSGIRRGLIDNDFHNLDFAPEHRNAYEDAKFHSENFIAQECKALGLPFQILRPSVIGGKMLGTESPYFIPKYMVFYLLAKFFHFTSQRKGEQENVRFIINEETGLNIIPVDYVARVIVNTFERDDIEQLNIVNNKSFNIVKGLQLIMKEVGYTNFTLIKNPLDFKYKNTIEKLYYESIGKHLKPYFITNPNEYDTTLLNSILEIPKLDSEAFTNMIRYAILNDFKDINV; translated from the coding sequence ATGAAAATAATTCTTACCGGCGCAACTGGAGTTTTGGGATCGCATATTATGTATGACATTCTGGAACTTTTTATCAAGCAAAACAATGGCGGAAAACTTTTTGTAATTGCCAGAAACAAAGGAAAAGTTGGTGCATTAGACCGTATCAACGAGCTTTTGACCAGTGATTATACGCCACAGATTTTGAGAAAAAGCGGTTTAGAAAAACTACATCAATATATCGAAATCATAGATTCAGATTTAGCGAATCTTCAGGACACTTTTTCCGAAAAAATAAAAGGAGCTTACTTTATCCATTCTGCGGGTTACGTTAATTTATCTACTGATGTGAACCTAAAAGAAAGAATTTTTGACGAAAATGCCAAGATAACTAAATCGCTTTTCAAGATTTTTCATCCTTTTATCAAGAAATTCATTTACATAGGAACTGCATTTTCGTCAGGAATCAGAAGAGGATTGATTGATAATGATTTCCATAATTTGGATTTTGCTCCAGAACATCGCAATGCGTATGAGGATGCCAAATTCCATTCTGAGAATTTCATTGCTCAGGAATGTAAAGCTTTGGGCTTGCCTTTTCAAATCTTGAGACCAAGCGTAATTGGTGGCAAAATGCTGGGAACCGAAAGCCCTTATTTTATTCCAAAATATATGGTTTTTTATCTTTTGGCTAAGTTTTTTCACTTTACCTCACAGCGAAAAGGAGAACAGGAAAACGTTCGCTTTATCATTAACGAGGAAACAGGTTTGAATATTATTCCGGTAGATTATGTGGCTAGAGTAATTGTAAACACTTTCGAGCGTGATGATATCGAACAATTGAACATTGTAAACAATAAAAGCTTCAATATTGTAAAAGGCCTGCAGCTGATTATGAAAGAAGTGGGTTATACCAATTTTACTTTAATCAAAAATCCGCTGGATTTCAAATATAAAAACACCATCGAAAAGTTATATTATGAGAGCATCGGTAAGCATTTAAAACCTTATTTTATTACCAATCCAAACGAATACGACACCACTTTGCTGAATTCGATTCTTGAAATTCCAAAATTGGACAGTGAAGCGTTTACCAATATGATTCGCTATGCTATTTTGAATGATTTTAAGGATATCAATGTGTAA
- a CDS encoding thiol-disulfide oxidoreductase DCC family protein, with amino-acid sequence MQNLPYNKKIILFDGVCNLCNSAVQFVIQHDGKDVFRFVALQSELGQQILKHIGVNPANIDSIVLYEPGVAYYYKSSAVIQIARSLGSFWYFGTVFRIIPTGIRNLLYDYIAKNRYKWYGKKESCMIPTPELKIKFLE; translated from the coding sequence ATGCAAAACCTCCCATACAATAAAAAAATAATTCTCTTTGACGGAGTTTGCAATCTCTGTAATTCGGCGGTGCAGTTTGTGATTCAGCATGACGGGAAAGATGTGTTCCGATTCGTGGCCTTACAATCTGAACTGGGACAGCAAATCCTTAAGCATATTGGTGTAAATCCAGCAAATATTGACAGTATTGTTTTGTATGAACCAGGAGTCGCTTATTATTACAAATCTTCTGCAGTTATTCAAATCGCACGAAGTCTTGGCAGTTTTTGGTATTTTGGAACTGTTTTTAGGATTATTCCAACAGGTATCCGCAACTTACTTTATGATTATATTGCTAAAAACAGATATAAATGGTATGGCAAAAAAGAAAGCTGTATGATACCTACTCCCGAGTTGAAAATAAAATTTTTGGAATAA
- a CDS encoding TonB-dependent receptor, protein MRNLKIITFLLIAISTTQIKAQTEDLEATAIQAKHLYTQLCAKEKNPLYVVNGIVFNNSVSSLADIKPEDIEKIDVLKDVAAKEKYGDKGTDGVIVITLRKSAKNRYKKLLKDIAKDSAEDINHYDLIISGVISDIENKHISNVIISNLTKREAYYSDSLGSYKINVGKNDFINFSKKGFRSLTVKATHQTIPNIVLKKRTLNEIIIEKPVIYLYPTKKTDITFSLDFNGKLLTTFPKYESNWEVTAYPDGRIFEKKTKRFYNSLFWDGNQKFSDNHYQYKSGFVVSKNDLTVFLIEKLEIMGLNNLEINEFVQYWLPVLEKNETNFIHFYVNSDYDVISKNIVFPKPDTSIRIFMDFYGLDEKIKIQEQKLVKQERKGFTLVEWGGSDVTAPVNELKSLKL, encoded by the coding sequence ATGAGAAATTTAAAAATAATTACTTTTCTGCTTATAGCAATCAGCACTACGCAGATTAAAGCTCAAACTGAAGATTTAGAAGCAACAGCTATTCAGGCAAAGCATTTATATACTCAATTATGTGCAAAGGAGAAAAATCCGCTGTATGTTGTAAACGGAATTGTTTTCAATAATTCGGTGAGTTCACTTGCTGACATCAAACCAGAAGATATTGAAAAGATTGATGTTCTGAAAGATGTTGCTGCAAAAGAAAAATATGGAGACAAAGGAACAGATGGTGTAATAGTTATTACGCTTAGAAAGTCTGCAAAAAACAGATATAAGAAACTTTTAAAAGACATTGCTAAAGATAGTGCTGAAGATATAAATCATTATGACTTAATAATTTCAGGGGTTATTTCAGACATTGAAAATAAACACATTTCAAATGTAATAATTTCAAATCTTACCAAAAGAGAAGCTTACTACTCTGATTCATTGGGTAGTTACAAAATAAATGTTGGTAAAAATGATTTTATAAATTTCTCAAAAAAAGGATTTAGATCTTTAACAGTTAAAGCAACGCATCAGACTATTCCAAATATAGTTTTAAAAAAACGGACTCTTAACGAAATTATCATTGAAAAACCAGTTATTTACCTATATCCAACTAAAAAAACAGATATAACTTTTTCTCTTGATTTTAATGGTAAATTATTAACTACGTTCCCTAAATATGAATCAAATTGGGAGGTTACTGCTTATCCTGATGGCCGTATTTTTGAAAAAAAAACAAAACGATTTTATAATTCTCTATTTTGGGATGGAAATCAAAAATTCTCAGACAATCATTATCAATATAAATCAGGTTTCGTAGTTTCCAAAAATGATTTGACTGTTTTTTTGATTGAAAAACTTGAAATTATGGGTTTAAATAATTTGGAAATCAATGAATTTGTTCAATATTGGCTTCCTGTTCTGGAGAAAAATGAAACAAATTTCATTCATTTTTATGTGAATTCGGATTATGATGTTATTTCAAAAAATATTGTTTTTCCAAAACCAGATACTTCAATTCGAATTTTTATGGATTTTTACGGTCTGGATGAAAAAATTAAAATTCAGGAACAAAAATTAGTAAAACAGGAACGAAAAGGATTTACTCTTGTAGAATGGGGAGGCTCAGATGTTACTGCGCCAGTAAATGAATTAAAAAGTTTAAAACTGTAA
- the ettA gene encoding energy-dependent translational throttle protein EttA, with product MSDDKKVIFSMQKLSKTYQGADKPVLKNIYLSFFYGAKIGILGLNGSGKSSLLKIIAGVDKNYQGDVVFQPGYTVGYLEQEPILDDSKTVIEIVREGAAETMAVLEEYNKINDLFGLPENYEDADKMDKLMDRQAALQDKIDALGAWEIDTKLEIAMDALRTPDADTPIKNLSGGERRRVALCRLLLQQPDILLLDEPTNHLDAESVLWLEQHLAQYAGTVIAVTHDRYFLDNVAGWILELDRGEGIPWKGNYSSWLEQKSSRMALEEKVASKRRKNLERELDWVRQGAKGRQTKQKARLQNYDKLLNEDQKQLDENLEIYIPNGPRLGTNVIEAKNVAKAFGDKLLYDNLNFTLPQAGIVGIIGPNGAGKSTIFKMIMGEQKTDSGEFSVGETVKIAYVDQAHSNIDPNKSIWENFADGQELIMMGGKQVNSRAYLSRFNFGGGEQNKKVSMLSGGERNRLHLAMTLKEEGNVLLLDEPTNDLDVNTLRALEEGLENFAGCAVVISHDRWFLDRICTHILAFEGDSEVYYFEGGFTEYEENKKKRLGGDLTPKRLKYRKLIR from the coding sequence ATGTCAGACGATAAAAAGGTAATTTTCTCAATGCAAAAATTGAGTAAAACCTATCAAGGAGCAGATAAACCAGTGCTTAAGAACATTTATTTAAGTTTCTTTTACGGAGCTAAAATTGGTATTTTAGGTCTAAATGGTTCAGGAAAATCATCACTTTTGAAGATTATTGCAGGAGTTGACAAAAACTATCAAGGCGATGTTGTTTTTCAGCCAGGCTACACAGTTGGTTATTTAGAACAAGAACCAATTCTTGATGATTCTAAAACCGTTATCGAAATTGTTCGTGAAGGTGCTGCCGAAACGATGGCAGTTCTTGAAGAATACAATAAAATCAACGATTTATTTGGTCTTCCGGAAAACTACGAAGATGCAGATAAAATGGATAAGCTAATGGATCGTCAGGCTGCTTTGCAGGATAAAATTGATGCTCTTGGTGCATGGGAAATCGATACCAAACTAGAAATCGCTATGGATGCTTTGCGTACGCCGGATGCAGATACGCCAATCAAAAACCTTTCAGGAGGGGAGCGCCGTCGTGTAGCTTTATGTCGTTTGTTATTGCAACAGCCAGATATATTGCTTTTGGATGAGCCTACCAACCATTTAGATGCCGAATCGGTACTTTGGTTAGAGCAGCACTTAGCGCAATACGCAGGAACAGTTATCGCTGTAACGCACGACAGGTATTTCTTGGATAATGTTGCAGGCTGGATTTTGGAATTGGATAGAGGAGAAGGTATTCCATGGAAAGGAAATTACTCTTCTTGGTTAGAGCAAAAATCAAGCAGAATGGCATTGGAAGAAAAAGTAGCTTCTAAACGTCGTAAAAACTTAGAACGCGAGCTGGACTGGGTTCGTCAAGGTGCGAAAGGCCGTCAAACCAAACAAAAAGCACGTTTGCAGAATTACGACAAATTATTAAACGAAGATCAAAAACAATTGGACGAAAACTTGGAAATCTATATTCCAAATGGTCCAAGATTAGGAACAAATGTTATTGAAGCCAAAAATGTAGCCAAAGCTTTTGGAGACAAATTATTGTATGACAATTTGAATTTTACTTTGCCACAGGCTGGAATTGTTGGAATTATTGGACCTAACGGTGCTGGTAAATCAACTATTTTCAAAATGATAATGGGTGAACAAAAAACTGACAGTGGTGAATTTTCAGTTGGTGAAACCGTAAAAATCGCTTATGTAGATCAAGCACATTCCAATATCGACCCTAATAAATCAATCTGGGAAAACTTTGCCGATGGTCAGGAGCTAATCATGATGGGCGGAAAACAAGTAAATTCAAGAGCTTACTTATCACGTTTTAATTTTGGTGGCGGTGAGCAAAACAAGAAAGTCTCAATGCTTTCTGGTGGAGAGCGTAACCGTTTGCACTTGGCAATGACGTTGAAAGAAGAAGGAAATGTATTATTGCTGGATGAGCCAACCAATGATTTGGACGTGAACACGCTTCGAGCATTAGAGGAAGGTTTAGAGAATTTCGCTGGTTGTGCCGTTGTGATTTCGCACGACAGATGGTTCCTTGACAGAATTTGTACACACATTCTAGCTTTCGAAGGGGATTCTGAAGTATATTATTTCGAAGGAGGTTTTACTGAATACGAAGAAAACAAGAAGAAACGTTTAGGCGGTGATTTAACTCCAAAACGTTTGAAATACAGAAAATTGATTAGATAA
- a CDS encoding CAL67264 family membrane protein produces the protein MGMNKNTILGWATLIMVLMGLLLIGLGAFRYDDVAGWGFAAVGIGFFAIAWVFSSLKGRL, from the coding sequence ATGGGAATGAATAAAAATACTATTTTAGGGTGGGCAACTTTAATAATGGTTCTAATGGGATTATTATTGATAGGATTAGGTGCTTTTCGATACGACGACGTAGCGGGCTGGGGATTTGCCGCAGTTGGAATTGGATTTTTTGCCATCGCTTGGGTATTTAGTTCTCTAAAGGGCAGATTGTAA
- a CDS encoding translation initiation factor produces MDLQDQLKNLFPDHEMSPEETVENEPHELYVQKEPMICKFEKRKGKATTIIEGYEGTDEDFKILAKEIKTKLSVGGTFKDDSIIIQGDYRDKIMAILKEKGFKVKRVGG; encoded by the coding sequence ATGGATTTACAAGACCAATTAAAGAATCTTTTCCCAGATCACGAAATGTCTCCCGAAGAGACAGTTGAAAACGAACCGCATGAACTGTATGTTCAAAAAGAACCTATGATCTGCAAATTCGAAAAAAGAAAAGGAAAAGCCACCACTATAATCGAAGGTTACGAAGGAACTGATGAGGATTTTAAAATCTTAGCCAAAGAAATCAAAACCAAATTAAGCGTTGGCGGTACTTTCAAAGATGATTCGATTATTATTCAAGGTGATTATCGCGATAAAATAATGGCTATTTTGAAAGAAAAAGGATTTAAGGTAAAACGCGTTGGAGGATAG